CCCGCACCCCCTCTCCGCACCCCCTCTCCGCACCTCCCTCCCGCACTCACCGGCTCCCTGCCCTCCCCGTCCTCTTTGTCCTTCCCGCGCCCGGCCCCGGTCGCGGTCGCGGTCGCGTACGGCCCGGTTCCCGTCCTGCCGGCTTCACCCACCCCGGCACCGGGCCGCACCGACCGCACCGCCGGCCTGGCCCTGCCACGCACCACACCACACCACACCGCACTGCTGCTCATCCGACGCCCAGCGCGGTCCCGCCCCCGGGGGCGCCCGCGGCGCCCGTCGTGCCCGGGGCACCCGCAGTTCCGGTTCCGGGGGTGGCCGCCGTATCGGCCTCGGCCTCGGCCGCCGGTTCCGTCGCCTCCGCCGGTCTTCGCCGTACCAGCGGCAGCGGATCCGCCGGTTCCAGAGCCGGGTCGTCCACGCGGAAGGTCCTGATCCGCCCCGGCGCCGACTGCGGTGTCTCGAAGCGGACCGTGACCCTGCCGACGCCGCTGCCCTGCACCCAGCCGTGTCCGTGCTCGCTGTGCCGTACGTCGTGCCCCGCGGACCAGTGCCGCTCGGCGGGCTCCGCCGGTTCCGGTGCCGGTTCGTCCACGGGCTCCGCCTCGGGACTCTCCGCCGCCCCGCCGGCCGCCTGGGCGAACAGATCCTCCTGGGTGTAGTCGGCGAGCCCGGACACGCCCACACCGAGCAGCCGCACTCCGCCGGTGGTGTCCACCGAGTCCAGCAGCCGGGCGGCTGCCTCCCGCACCACCGCGGGGTCGTCGGTGGGCCCGCGCAGCGTCTCCGACCGGGTCAGCGTGGAGAAGTCGTACCGCCGCACCTTGAGCACGATGGTCCGGCCCGACAGCCCGGCCCCGCGCAGCCGCCCCACACAGCGGTCGGCCAGCCGCTGCACCTCCAGGCCCACCCGCAGCCGGTCGTGGATGTCGATGTCGTAGGTGTCCTCCACCGAAACCGACTTCGTCTCCCGCTCGGCGACCACCGGCCGCTCGTCGTGGGCCAGCGCCATCGCGTACAGCGCGTGCCCGTGCGCCTTGCCCAGCAGGCGCACCAGCTCGTCCTCGCCCGCCTCGGCGAGCTCGTCGACGGTGTGGATCCCGGCTCGGCGCAGATGGTCCCCCGTCGCCGGTCCCACGCCCGGCAGCGTCCGCACCGACAGGGGGCCGAGGAGGGCGCGCTCCGTGCCCGGTTCGATGAGGACGAGACCGTCCGGCTTGGCCCGCTCGGAGGCGATCTTGGC
The sequence above is drawn from the Streptomyces sp. SAT1 genome and encodes:
- a CDS encoding DNA polymerase IV, translated to MRSAPTILHLDMDAFFAQAEQASKPSLRGKAVVVGGLGPRGVVATASYEARVFGVHSAMPMAQARRLAPNAAYLVPRFGFYRSISEQVMGLLRALSPLVEPLSLDEAFVDLEAGGAASDGESARLAGARLRADIRAVTGLTGSVGLAASKMLAKIASERAKPDGLVLIEPGTERALLGPLSVRTLPGVGPATGDHLRRAGIHTVDELAEAGEDELVRLLGKAHGHALYAMALAHDERPVVAERETKSVSVEDTYDIDIHDRLRVGLEVQRLADRCVGRLRGAGLSGRTIVLKVRRYDFSTLTRSETLRGPTDDPAVVREAAARLLDSVDTTGGVRLLGVGVSGLADYTQEDLFAQAAGGAAESPEAEPVDEPAPEPAEPAERHWSAGHDVRHSEHGHGWVQGSGVGRVTVRFETPQSAPGRIRTFRVDDPALEPADPLPLVRRRPAEATEPAAEAEADTAATPGTGTAGAPGTTGAAGAPGGGTALGVG